A region from the Aegilops tauschii subsp. strangulata cultivar AL8/78 chromosome 5, Aet v6.0, whole genome shotgun sequence genome encodes:
- the LOC109743531 gene encoding probable LRR receptor-like serine/threonine-protein kinase At2g16250, protein MLPRSALLRLLLLLLAPLLLPLARGQPQPTLVRQDLAALHGLRASLGLRARDWPAKADPCAAWAGVACRAGRVAVVRLGGLRRTRLGERSAAFAVDALRGLAALEEFNASGFPLPGRIPAWFGRGLPPSLAVLDISSAGVDGELPLYLGMSGNLTTLVLAGNSLSGRIPASVFSSKALRTLDLSNNNLTGELPDVSASAGDGAGALFNASGNSLYGAIGDGLVSLKKRFQVVDVSSNYFGQAATTGFQNGSEGTVHIEMNCLPGVPGQRSPGDCEDFFKRNGLPLPEPQQASPSPGKKGIRWKHVLAGVLGAAAIVVVLSLAALVFCLVRRGRRRPRGRGLEQNDDGIRSGRKSSSVNPMVMSPSRAANSPPKGLPVVVDELTYEQLHHVTGGFGDDNLVKHGRSGDIYRGALESGLNVVIKKVDMKSSKKNIVELSFLVKKSHARIVPLLGHLVKDDEELLVYKYMSKGDLTTALHRKPADAEVGLSSLDWITRLKIAIGVAEALCFLHDECSPPLVHRDIQASSVLLDDKFEVCLGSLSEICLQPSDGSRSFFSRMLRSSKSLDKNMSGPPASRTYDVYCFGKVLLELITGKFGVSGSNDTDSEEWLASTLDYIETHDKESVTNIVDPSLVVDEDHLEEVWAVSIVAKTCLNPKPSRRPLARYILKALENPLGVVREELFSSPSSARLTSTSSRSSWRSAFHGHSYQYSEVQTSGKVLTCRQSAKSEGSDEEENSFSFKKASRDMLPDPVELEDRAVV, encoded by the exons ATGCTTCCGCGCAGCGCCCTCCTccgcctgctgctgctgctgctcgcgccgctgctgctgccgctcgCCCGGGGCCAGCCGCAGCCGACGCTCGTGCGGCAGGACCTCGCGGCGCTCCACGGGCTGCGCGCGTCCCTGGGCCTGCGCGCGCGGGACTGGCCCGCCAAGGCCGACCCCTGCGCCGCCTGGGCCGGCGTCGCCTGCCGCGCCGGCCGCGTCGCGGTGGTCCGGCTCGGCGGGCTCCGCCGCACCCGCCTGGGGGAACGCAGCGCCGCCTTCGCCGTCGACGCGCTGCGCGGGCTCGCGGCCCTCGAGGAGTTCAACGCCTCCGGGTTCCCGCTCCCCGGCCGGATCCCGGCCTGGTTCGGCCGCGGCCTCCCGCCGTCGCTCGCCGTCCTGGACATCAGCTCCGCCGGCGTCGATGGCGAGCTGCCCCTCTACCTCGGCATGTCCGGGAACCTGACCACCCTCGTTCTCGCTGGTAACAGCCTCTCCGGCCGGATTCCGGCGTCGGTTTTCTCCAGTAAGGCTCTCCGGACCCTTGACCTTTCCAACAACAATCTCACCGGGGAGCTTCCCGACGTGTCTGCCTCCGCCGGTGACGGAGCCGGAGCTCTGTTTAACGCCTCGGGGAATTCACTTTACGGTGCGATTGGCGATGGCCTGGTGTCCCTCAAGAAGAGGTTTCAGGTGGTCGATGTGTCGAGCAATTACTTTGGCCAAGCGGCCACCACTGGATTTCAGAATGGCTCTGAGGGAACAGTCCACATCGAGATGAATTGCTTGCCAGGCGTACCAGGCCAGCGCAGCCCTGGTGATTGCGAGGATTTCTTTAAGAGGAATGGATTGCCATTGCCAGAACCACAACAAGCATCACCATCACCGGGCAAGAAAGGCATCAGGTGGAAACATGTACTAGCTGGAGTTCTTGGAGCTGCAGCTATCGTGGTTGTCCTTTCACTTGCAGCACTGGTGTTTTGCTTGGTgaggagggggagaaggaggCCTAGAGGAAGAGGGCTGGAGCAGAACGACGACGGCATCCGCTCTGGTCGCAAGAGCAGCAGTGTGAATCCGATGGTGATGTCACCATCCCGGGCAGCTAACAGTCCACCCAAGGGTTTGCCTGTCGTCGTGGATGAGCTCACCTATGAGCAGTTGCACCATGTCACTGGAGGCTTTGGAGATGATAACCTTGTCAAGCATGGGCGCTCCGGGGACATCTATCGTGGTGCCTTAGAGAGTGGCTTAAATGTTGTCATAAAAAAGGTCGACATGAAGAGCAGTAAGAAGAACATAGTGGAATTAAGCTTTCTTGTCAAAAAATCCCATGCCAGGATTGTTCCATTGCTGGGGCATTTGGTCAAGGATGACGAGGAATTGCTAGTGTACAAGTACATGTCAAAGGGAGATTTGACAACTGCACTGCACAGGAAGCCAGCGGATGCTGAAGTGGGGTTATCTTCATTGGATTGGATAACAAGACTGAAGATTGCAATTGGTGTAGCTGAGGCCCTGTGCTTCCTTCATGATGAATGTAGTCCACCATTGGTTCACAG AGATATCCAAGCAAGCAGTGTTCTTCTTGATGACAAATTTGAAGTGTGCCTTGGAAGTTTGAGTGAAATTTGCCTTCAACCAAGTGATGGCAGCAGGAGTTTCTTCTCTAGGATGTTGAGATCATCAAA GTCTCTCGACAAGAACATGTCAG GTCCACCTGCTAGCCGCacatatgatgtttactgctttGGAAAGGTGCTACTTGAGCTAATCACCGGGAAATTTGGTGTGAGTGGCTCAAACGACACCGACTCAGAGGAGTGGTTGGCAAGCACTTTAGATTACATTGAAACCCATGACAAGGAGAGTGTCACAAATATTGTAGACCCTTCACTTGTTGTGGACGAAGACCACCTAGAAGAAGTATGGGCAGTCTCCATTGTCGCGAAGACATGCCTGAATCCAAAGCCCTCCAGGCGGCCTCTCGCTCGGTACATCTTGAAAGCGCTGGAGAACCCGCTAGGGGTGGTGCGGGAAGAGCTCTTCTCGAGCCCCAGTTCAGCTCGGCTCACAAGTACCTCATCCCGAAGCTCTTGGCGTTCTGCTTTCCATGGGCACTCGTACCAGTACTCCGAGGTGCAAACATCAGGGAAAGTACTTACCTGTAGGCAGTCAGCAAAATCCGAAGGAAGCGACGAGGAGGAAAATTCCTTCTCCTTCAAGAAGGCTTCACGGGATATGCTCCCGGATCCAGTAGAGCTGGAAGACAGAGCTGTTGTGTAG